In Rutidosis leptorrhynchoides isolate AG116_Rl617_1_P2 chromosome 2, CSIRO_AGI_Rlap_v1, whole genome shotgun sequence, one genomic interval encodes:
- the LOC139892191 gene encoding isoflavone reductase homolog A622-like: protein MAEKSKILIIGGTGYIGKFVVEASAKQGHPTFVLVRETTTKQPEKSKLLDNFKSFGVTLLIGDINDHESLVNAIKQVDVVISTVGGKLVADQVNLIAAIKEAGNVKRFLPSEFTTDVDHVTAIEPAKSSFAAKATIRRAIEAAQIPHTFVSCNGFAGYFLPTVGQLDIQTPPKEKVTIIGDGNTKAIFVKEEDIALVTIKAVDDQRTLNKTLIFRPPGNILSFNEIVAIWETKIGKTLEKTYVSEEQLIKNIQEAPLGLSIDLAVMHSVLINGVTTNFEIEASFGVEASELYPEVKFTTVDEYLDHIA, encoded by the exons ATGGCAGAGAAAAGCAAAATCTTGATCATCGGAGGGACCGGATACATCGGAAAGTTTGTCGTGGAAGCAAGTGCAAAACAAGGCCACCCGACTTTCGTTTTGGTCCGTGAAACCACAACCAAACAACCCGAAAAATCGAAACTTCTAGACAACTTCAAAAGTTTTGGTGTCACGTTACTTATT GGCGATATTAATGATCACGAAAGTTTGGTGAATGCTATAAAGCAAGTTGATGTTGTCATATCGACTGTTGGTGGAAAATTGGTTGCTGACCAAGTCAATTTGATTGCAGCTATTAAAGAGGCTGGAAATGTGAAG AGATTTTTACCTTCGGAATTTACAACCGATGTTGATCATGTCACCGCGATCGAGCCAGCCAAAAGTTCCTTTGCAGCAAAGGCAACCATTCGTAGAGCCATCGAAGCTGCACAAATCCCACACACTTTTGTATCATGCAATGGTTTCGCGGGGTACTTTTTACCAACTGTTGGGCAATTGGACATTCAGACACCCCCTAAAGAGAAAGTTACCATAATTGGGGACGGAAACACAAAAG CTATttttgtcaaagaagaagatatagctTTGGTTACCATCAAAGCAGTGGACGACCAACGTACCTTGAATAAGACATTGATTTTTAGACCTCCTGGCAATATATTATCATTTAATGAAATTGTTGCCATTTGGGAAACTAAAATCGGGAAGACCCTCGAGAAAACGTACGTTTCTGAGGAGCAACTTATCAAAAACATACAGG AGGCACCTTTGGGATTAAGCATTGATTTGGCAGTAATGCATTCTGTTTTAATCAATGGAGTTACAACAAATTTTGAAATTGAAGCTTCTTTTGGTGTGGAGGCTAGTGAGCTCTATCCAGAAGTGAAGTTCACTACAGTTGATGAGTATCTTGATCATATTGCTTAA
- the LOC139892192 gene encoding enoyl-CoA delta isomerase 2, peroxisomal-like — protein sequence MCTFEKRGNLFFLTLTGNGVDDEHYLSPILITSILSVVSDAKIQSTRGSVWITVAQGKFFSNGLANPSTFTSPSKAHDIIVHGLKTFKALVADFISLPMPTIAIVTGHAAGGGMSFALCHDYVFMRRDRGILYMSEIDVGFPVPDFGLELIKSKVGDPNYRRDILLRGVKVKADEAVKMGIVDKAYDSRESAVEGGLRMGDELSKRQWDGEVYVEMRKSLYPDLCRTLGLMSSKFVVKPRL from the coding sequence ATGTGCACTTTCGAAAAGCGTGGTAACCTATTTTTCCTAACACTAACCGGAAATGGAGTAGATGATGAACACTACCTTAGTCCTATTCTCATCACCTCTATCTTATCAGTTGTCTCCGATGCTAAGATTCAATCAACTCGAGGCTCTGTATGGATCACTGTTGCACAAGGCAAATTCTTTTCAAATGGTTTAGCAAACCCATCCACTTTCACTTCTCCTTCCAAAGCCCATGATATAATCGTCCACGGGTTAAAAACCTTCAAGGCCTTAGTAGCCGACTTTATATCCCTCCCTATGCCGACAATTGCTATCGTCACCGGCCATGCTGCTGGTGGTGGAATGTCATTTGCATTATGCCATGACTACGTGTTCATGCGACGTGATAGGGGTATACTGTATATGAGTGAGATTGATGTAGGATTTCCTGTGCCGGATTTTGGGCTTGAATTGATTAAATCTAAGGTGGGAGATCCAAATTATCGACGAGATATTTTGTTGCGTGGAGTGAAGGTGAAGGCGGATGAGGCGGTAAAGATGGGTATAGTTGATAAGGCTTATGACAGCCGAGAGAGTGCGGTGGAGGGTGGTTTGCGAATGGGGGACGAGTTGTCTAAGAGGCAATGGGATGGTGAGGTGTATGTCGAAATGCGTAAGTCGTTGTATCCTGACTTATGTAGAACACTTGGATTGATGAGTTCTAAATTTGTCGTAAAACCAAGGCTTTAA
- the LOC139892193 gene encoding uncharacterized protein — MPTFTTVALDSLIEPKASKLATTDKTRPEPKLERKNRTMTIQRKHHWTQISPTLYTTPEPTPVPHTPLSFPTSPYIVDHKRRGPRLSKTYSDDGTILHKAVTDDNTVEIKKSVEAEDIGSTKALDLTDTVVSGDIKYKYVKFQPNQNSGSGDISAKSDALEREGEVDDFYDPNDTTSVRSSTDGETNHGLERSLNTPFAEFYDAWEELASETGIQHTATDTEGELRELQTGFLIEMEKRKQAETHLNDIKSQWGRIREQLSVVGLSFPADPSVTDDEQSNDPGEDVSRQVHLLRFVSNSVGRGMARAELEVEMEAQLQSKNFEIARLLDRLHYYEAVNHEMSQRNQESVETMRRLRQRRKTRQRWIWGSIGVAITLGSAALAWSYLPTGKASSQTHTSESKHSVK, encoded by the exons ATGCCTACCTTTACAACAGTAGCTTTGGATAGTTTAATAGAACCAAAAGCTTCTAAGCTGGCAACAACAGACAAAACTAGGCCTGAACCGAAACTGGAGAGAAAGAATCGTACAATGACTATTCAAAGAAAACATCATTGGACCCAAATTTCACCTACACTTTACACTACTCCCGAGCCGACACCTGTTCCACATACTCCGTTATCATTTCCTACATCACCTTACATAGTTGACCATAAGAGGCGTGGGCCCCGGCTTTCAAAGACTTACTCAGATGATGGTACTATTCTTCATAAAGCTGTAACCGATGACAATACTGTTGAGATCAAGAAAAGTGTAGAAGCAGAGGATATTGGTTCTACTAAGGCGCTCGACTTAACGGATACAGTTGTTTCTGGTGACATTAAGTATAAATATGTCAAGTTTCAGCCTAATCAAAATAGTGGCTCGGGTGATATTTCAGCGAAGTCTGATGCATTGGAACGAGAGGGCGAGGTAGATGATTTTTATGATCCGAACGATACAACGAGTGTTAGAAGCAGCACTGATGGTGAAACTAATCATGGGCTAGAACGGTCTTTAAACACTCCGTTTGCTGAGTTTTATGATGCTTGGGAAG AATTAGCATCTGAGACTGGAATTCAGCATACTGCAACTGATACCGAAGGTGAATTACGTGAATTACAAACGGGATTTTTAATCGAGATGGAGAAAAGGAAACAAGCCGAAACCCACCTGAACGATATCAAAAGCCAATGGGGGAGAATTCGTGAACAATTATCTGTTGTCGGGCTGAGTTTTCCTGCAGATCCTAGTGTGACGGACGATGAACAATCCAACGATCCTGGAGAAGACGTATCCCGTCAAGTTCATCTTCTCCGTTTTGTGTCGAATTCCGTTGGGCGGGGAATGGCGAGGGCGGAGCTTGAAGTGGAGATGGAAGCCCAGTTGCAGTCTAAGAACTTTGAGATTGCTAGGTTATTGGATAGACTCCATTACTATGAGGCTGTAAATCATGAAATGTCTCAAAGGAATCAAGAAAGTGTTG AAACCATGCGACGTCTTAGGCAAAGGAGGAAAACAAGACAGAGGTGGATTTGGGGTTCGATCGGTGTTGCGATTACACTTGGCAGTGCTGCTTTAGCATGGTCTTATCTTCCAACTGGGAAAGCGTCTTCTCAAACGCACACTTCGGAAAGTAAACATTCTGTCAAGTGA